From Achromobacter spanius, a single genomic window includes:
- a CDS encoding lytic murein transglycosylase, giving the protein MKSLLRRARLNTAVTRAVTTAARLLPVTAALILPAPAALAAGDFAACLSQLRAPAMKAGVSAATFDTHTAQLAPDMAVIDLLDAQPEFKTPIWDYMAGLVDDERVADGQAGMARWQSELDRASQRYGVDPATIAAVWGVESNFGRTLGGRPLLTSLSTLSCYGRRQAYFRGEFFSTLRIIQDEHIAPERLVGSWAGAFGQTQFMPSTYLRLAVDFDGDGRRDLVDSVPDALASTANFLKRAGWNPALAWGYEVKLPAKLDTSGAGRKNKRPMSSWVKQGVTRADGQALPGGDTPAGLLLPAGRNGPAFLVTRNFDALYSYNAAESYALAIAHLSDRLRGGGPLLQAWPTDDPGLSRAERRELQRLLIARGYELGEPDGMIGARTRQALQAAQRELGLPPDGRAGQKALKALKALKASTPAPKR; this is encoded by the coding sequence ATGAAATCCCTGTTGCGCCGCGCGCGGTTGAATACGGCTGTAACCCGCGCGGTGACGACCGCCGCGCGGCTCCTGCCGGTGACCGCCGCGCTGATCCTGCCGGCGCCCGCGGCGCTTGCCGCCGGCGACTTTGCCGCCTGCCTGTCGCAGTTGCGCGCGCCCGCCATGAAGGCCGGCGTGTCGGCGGCAACCTTCGACACGCACACGGCGCAGCTCGCGCCCGACATGGCGGTGATCGATCTGCTGGACGCGCAGCCGGAGTTCAAGACGCCCATCTGGGACTACATGGCGGGCCTGGTGGACGACGAGCGCGTGGCGGACGGGCAGGCCGGCATGGCGCGTTGGCAGTCCGAACTGGACCGCGCGTCGCAGCGATACGGCGTGGACCCGGCCACGATTGCCGCGGTGTGGGGCGTGGAAAGCAATTTTGGCCGCACGCTGGGCGGACGGCCGCTGCTGACGTCTTTGTCCACGCTGTCGTGCTACGGCCGGCGTCAGGCGTATTTCCGGGGCGAGTTCTTTTCCACGCTGAGAATCATCCAGGACGAACACATCGCGCCCGAGCGCCTGGTGGGCTCCTGGGCCGGCGCGTTCGGCCAGACGCAGTTCATGCCATCCACGTATCTTCGGCTGGCTGTGGATTTTGACGGCGACGGCAGGCGCGATCTGGTCGACAGCGTGCCGGACGCGCTGGCGTCGACGGCGAATTTCTTGAAGCGCGCGGGCTGGAATCCGGCGCTGGCGTGGGGCTACGAGGTCAAGCTGCCCGCGAAACTGGACACGTCCGGCGCGGGCCGCAAGAACAAGCGTCCCATGTCGTCGTGGGTGAAACAGGGCGTGACGCGCGCCGATGGGCAGGCGCTGCCCGGCGGCGATACGCCGGCCGGCCTGCTGCTGCCGGCGGGCCGCAACGGGCCGGCGTTTTTGGTGACGCGCAATTTCGACGCCCTGTATTCGTACAACGCCGCCGAAAGCTATGCGCTGGCCATCGCGCATCTGTCGGACCGCCTGCGCGGCGGCGGCCCGCTGCTCCAGGCCTGGCCCACGGACGATCCGGGGTTGTCGCGCGCCGAAAGGCGTGAATTGCAGCGCCTCTTGATCGCGCGCGGCTATGAGCTGGGCGAGCCCGACGGCATGATCGGCGCCCGCACGCGCCAGGCCTTGCAGGCCGCGCAGCGCGAACTCGGCCTGCCGCCGGACGGGCGCGCGGGCCAGAAGGCGCTGAAGGCGCTGAAGGCGCTGAAAGCGTCGACGCCCGCGCCGAAGCGCTGA
- a CDS encoding YidB family protein, with amino-acid sequence MSLLDTLASMAGGGQQGGSASLLPALIEQLNKYPGGLTGLIASFQKGGLGEVVASWVGTGQNLPVSPDQLGSVLDPGVVNELAAKTGQDTTSVLDSLSALLPQLVDKATPEGAVQPGQQFNPADLLGSLSGLFGNRG; translated from the coding sequence ATGAGCCTATTGGACACTTTGGCCTCGATGGCCGGCGGCGGTCAGCAAGGCGGTTCGGCCTCGCTGCTGCCCGCGCTGATCGAGCAACTGAACAAATACCCGGGCGGTCTGACCGGTCTGATCGCCAGCTTTCAGAAGGGCGGGCTGGGCGAAGTGGTGGCGTCCTGGGTGGGCACGGGCCAGAATCTGCCCGTCAGCCCTGACCAGCTCGGTTCCGTGCTGGACCCCGGCGTCGTGAACGAACTGGCGGCCAAGACGGGACAGGACACCACCTCCGTGCTGGATTCGCTGTCGGCCCTGCTGCCGCAACTGGTCGACAAGGCCACGCCGGAAGGCGCGGTGCAGCCCGGCCAGCAATTCAATCCCGCCGACCTCCTGGGCTCGCTGTCCGGCCTGTTCGGCAACCGCGGATAA
- a CDS encoding DUF4434 domain-containing protein, protein MRRRLFQALALGALAPLAACTPPLSLNATFLQLWRSHADLTPEDWRLRLRSFRRLGCREIFLQWTGLEGGRPDDWMAPQALLGTLFDEAAHQGIGIHVGLPYDQRWWDMLARADTPALAAFLDQTRERGGAYMRESGWNQRRAFRGWYLPYELEQYNWASAERQALLVPWLDALSRAAQETSNSVPCISTYHSRLPGDGSLMKLWSHILDHVGIHPMIQDGVGVAGLENLRALEPLHDMLLARHASFDLILELFEELPSGATDGSTFKARSADFERVREQWEVARGYGAKRIVAFALDPWVIDDTPEARALMQAWMDARL, encoded by the coding sequence TTGCGCCGGCGCCTGTTTCAGGCGCTGGCGTTAGGCGCCCTGGCGCCCCTGGCGGCATGTACACCGCCGCTTTCCCTTAACGCCACCTTCCTGCAGCTCTGGCGCAGTCACGCGGACCTGACCCCCGAAGACTGGCGGCTGCGGCTGCGCAGTTTCCGGCGGCTGGGTTGCCGCGAGATCTTCCTGCAATGGACCGGCCTGGAAGGCGGGCGGCCGGACGACTGGATGGCCCCCCAAGCGCTGCTGGGCACGCTGTTCGACGAAGCCGCGCATCAGGGCATTGGCATCCACGTGGGGCTGCCGTACGACCAGCGCTGGTGGGACATGCTGGCCCGCGCCGACACGCCCGCGCTGGCCGCCTTTCTGGACCAGACGCGCGAACGCGGCGGCGCGTACATGCGGGAGTCCGGCTGGAACCAGCGCCGCGCCTTCCGCGGATGGTATCTGCCTTACGAACTGGAACAGTACAACTGGGCGTCCGCCGAACGGCAGGCGCTGCTGGTGCCATGGCTGGATGCGCTGTCGCGCGCGGCGCAAGAGACCAGCAACAGCGTGCCCTGCATCTCCACGTATCACAGCCGCCTGCCGGGCGATGGATCATTGATGAAGTTGTGGAGCCACATTCTGGACCACGTGGGCATACACCCCATGATCCAGGACGGCGTCGGCGTGGCCGGGTTGGAAAACCTGCGCGCGCTGGAGCCGCTGCACGACATGCTGCTGGCTCGCCACGCGTCGTTCGACCTGATCCTGGAACTGTTCGAGGAACTGCCATCGGGCGCCACCGACGGCTCGACCTTCAAGGCGCGGTCCGCCGATTTTGAGCGGGTGCGCGAGCAGTGGGAAGTGGCGCGCGGCTATGGCGCCAAGCGCATCGTGGCCTTTGCGCTGGATCCGTGGGTCATCGACGACACGCCGGAGGCGCGCGCGCTGATGCAGGCCTGGATGGACGCTCGGCTCTGA
- a CDS encoding acyl-CoA dehydrogenase family protein: protein MRRVFRDDHELFRDQVKRFIASEIAPHYAEWEDAGVTPRALWRRAGEEGLLNCALPDPYGAGGDFGHSAVVIEELARANFLGIGFSIHSDMVAPYLLNVGTDAQKQRWLPAMARGETIGAIALTEPDAGSDLKAVRTRARRDGEHFVLSGQKTFITNGVNAGLAIVLASTDPDLGARGLSLFCVEENLPGYTKGAPLHKIGQHSQDTCELFFNDVRLPADCLLGPLNNAFEIMTRELARERLAIALRAAASQEGMLDQAAHYTRDRKVFGRRVIDYQNTRFKLANARAQSAMLRVFLDDCLARMMEGDLDPTTAAIAKLNATEMQGRILDDLLQLYGGYGYMAEYGIGRAWADARALRIFGGTNEVMLEIIGRSFN from the coding sequence ATGCGCCGCGTATTCCGGGACGACCACGAACTCTTCCGCGACCAGGTCAAACGCTTCATTGCAAGCGAGATCGCGCCCCACTATGCCGAATGGGAAGACGCCGGCGTGACCCCGCGCGCGCTGTGGCGGCGGGCCGGCGAAGAGGGGCTGCTCAATTGCGCGCTGCCCGACCCGTATGGCGCGGGCGGCGACTTCGGGCATTCTGCCGTGGTGATCGAGGAACTGGCCCGTGCCAACTTCCTGGGCATCGGCTTTTCGATCCACTCCGACATGGTCGCGCCGTATCTGCTGAACGTCGGGACCGACGCGCAGAAACAGCGCTGGCTGCCCGCCATGGCGCGCGGCGAGACCATCGGCGCCATCGCGCTGACCGAGCCGGACGCGGGCAGCGATCTGAAGGCGGTGCGCACGCGCGCGCGGCGCGATGGCGAACACTTCGTGCTCAGTGGTCAGAAGACCTTCATCACCAACGGCGTGAACGCGGGCCTGGCCATCGTGCTGGCCAGCACTGATCCCGATCTGGGCGCGCGCGGGCTGTCGCTGTTCTGTGTCGAGGAAAACCTGCCGGGTTACACGAAGGGCGCGCCACTGCACAAGATCGGCCAGCACAGCCAGGACACCTGCGAGCTCTTCTTCAACGACGTGCGCCTGCCAGCCGATTGCCTGCTGGGTCCGCTGAACAATGCGTTCGAGATCATGACGCGCGAGCTGGCGCGCGAACGCCTGGCCATCGCGCTGCGTGCGGCGGCGTCGCAGGAAGGCATGCTGGACCAGGCGGCGCATTACACGCGCGACCGCAAGGTGTTCGGGCGCCGCGTGATCGACTACCAGAACACGCGCTTCAAGCTGGCGAATGCGCGCGCGCAGAGCGCCATGTTGCGTGTGTTTCTGGACGATTGCCTGGCGCGCATGATGGAGGGCGATCTCGATCCGACGACGGCAGCCATCGCCAAGCTCAATGCGACCGAGATGCAGGGCCGCATTCTGGACGACCTGCTGCAGCTCTACGGCGGCTATGGCTACATGGCCGAATACGGCATCGGCCGCGCCTGGGCCGACGCGCGTGCGTTGCGCATCTTTGGCGGAACCAACGAGGTCATGCTGGAGATCATCGGCCGCAGCTTCAACTGA
- a CDS encoding alginate O-acetyltransferase AlgF — protein MTRTPLRLALAVTLAACAASAAAEGVLAQLYAARPPAGSSFVRVVNPHVNPLQAQVAQGPVQEIGPDRQATTYAIVKGNQPFDVRIDGKLAGTLQVAPDTFSTLVPRRDGGRLSFSVIDDNAGAQDALKAELRFYNLATDCPAGQLSVSPSGPVLFKDVESGASAARAINPVSATLAAGCGTAASPALPLPALQPGDHYSLFLTGTPEAPVLHGQISGTDAYKK, from the coding sequence ATGACTCGCACACCCTTACGCCTCGCCCTCGCCGTGACGCTGGCGGCCTGCGCCGCCAGTGCCGCCGCCGAAGGCGTGCTGGCCCAACTCTATGCCGCCCGCCCGCCGGCGGGTTCTTCGTTCGTGCGGGTGGTCAATCCGCACGTGAACCCACTGCAGGCGCAGGTCGCGCAGGGCCCGGTCCAGGAGATCGGACCCGACCGGCAGGCCACCACCTACGCCATCGTGAAGGGCAATCAGCCCTTCGACGTGCGCATCGACGGCAAGCTCGCCGGCACGCTGCAGGTGGCGCCCGACACGTTCAGCACGCTGGTGCCGCGGCGCGACGGCGGCAGGCTGTCGTTCAGCGTCATCGACGACAACGCGGGCGCGCAGGACGCGCTGAAGGCGGAGCTGCGCTTCTACAACCTGGCCACGGATTGCCCCGCCGGCCAGTTGTCCGTCAGTCCGTCGGGCCCGGTCCTGTTCAAGGACGTCGAGTCCGGCGCGTCCGCCGCGCGCGCGATCAATCCGGTCAGCGCGACGCTGGCCGCCGGCTGCGGCACGGCTGCGTCGCCGGCGCTGCCGCTGCCGGCCTTGCAGCCGGGCGACCACTACAGCCTGTTCCTGACCGGCACGCCCGAGGCCCCCGTGCTGCATGGCCAGATCAGCGGCACGGACGCCTACAAGAAATAG
- a CDS encoding AMP-binding protein, with protein sequence MRFDFNTFDFADTQSGADAIAVVDARGATSWRALRDATEAWEREALKAGAQRDTPLVISGHKETAFLVAILGCLRLGVPFVPVDVINPSERIARIGELVRAGLRYDAQAAQFVSTGGQATPLEEKNLAYIMFTSGSTGDPKGVQIGRESMGLFAGWIDDCLALGAAPVFMDQMLFSFDFSLFNWVGALTLGGTCVLCPRETIAQRDAFVQYLADSRISVWASTPSFVRQQLFNPDFDHAHLPDLRVFVFGAESLTPALAEELWQRFPHVRIINSYGPTEATCSTTWVEIDPALRAAAPNPFPIGRAKPYAKVFIEDGEISIAGDHVMRGYLNRPDLNATRMFTRDGKRGYRSGDLGEIDAQGLVTFRGRIDDQIKLHGYRIELAEIDAAIATLPGVRAGATVALRRPDGAIVRLIGFVEPAANGQRSQSPAAGLQPLPADLTDWKVTLGRRLPPYMIPSELVACPRFPTTSTDKADRRQLERIYLETRLSRKPEPQT encoded by the coding sequence ATGCGATTCGACTTCAACACGTTCGATTTCGCGGACACGCAGAGCGGCGCGGACGCCATCGCCGTCGTGGACGCGCGCGGGGCCACGTCGTGGCGCGCGCTGCGCGACGCCACCGAGGCCTGGGAACGGGAAGCGCTGAAAGCGGGCGCGCAACGCGATACGCCGCTGGTGATTTCAGGCCACAAGGAGACGGCGTTTCTCGTGGCGATACTGGGCTGCCTGCGGTTGGGCGTGCCCTTCGTGCCGGTGGATGTCATCAACCCGTCCGAGCGCATCGCACGCATCGGCGAGCTGGTGCGCGCAGGGCTGCGCTACGACGCACAGGCGGCGCAATTCGTTTCCACGGGCGGCCAGGCCACGCCGCTGGAAGAAAAGAATCTCGCCTACATCATGTTCACGTCGGGCAGCACGGGCGATCCGAAAGGCGTGCAGATCGGCCGCGAAAGCATGGGCCTTTTTGCCGGATGGATCGACGACTGCCTCGCGCTGGGCGCGGCGCCGGTCTTCATGGATCAGATGCTGTTCAGCTTCGACTTTTCGCTCTTTAACTGGGTGGGCGCGCTGACGCTGGGCGGCACCTGCGTGCTGTGCCCGCGCGAGACCATCGCGCAGCGCGATGCCTTCGTGCAATATCTGGCCGACAGCCGCATCAGCGTCTGGGCCTCCACGCCCTCGTTCGTGCGGCAGCAGTTGTTCAACCCCGATTTCGACCACGCCCACCTGCCCGATCTGCGCGTCTTCGTATTCGGCGCCGAATCGCTGACGCCCGCGCTGGCCGAAGAATTGTGGCAGCGATTCCCGCACGTGCGCATCATCAATTCCTACGGCCCGACCGAAGCGACCTGCTCGACCACCTGGGTCGAGATCGACCCGGCGTTGCGCGCGGCAGCGCCGAATCCATTTCCCATCGGCCGCGCCAAGCCCTATGCCAAGGTCTTCATCGAAGACGGTGAGATCAGCATCGCTGGCGATCACGTCATGCGCGGCTACCTGAACCGTCCCGACCTGAACGCCACGCGCATGTTCACGCGCGACGGAAAACGGGGCTATCGCAGCGGCGACTTGGGCGAGATCGACGCGCAGGGCCTCGTCACCTTCCGCGGCCGCATCGACGATCAGATCAAGCTGCATGGTTACCGCATTGAACTGGCGGAGATCGACGCGGCCATCGCTACCCTGCCCGGCGTGCGCGCCGGCGCGACGGTGGCGCTGCGCCGTCCCGACGGCGCCATCGTCAGGCTGATAGGCTTTGTCGAACCCGCCGCAAATGGCCAGCGTTCGCAATCCCCTGCCGCAGGCTTGCAACCGCTGCCCGCCGATCTGACGGACTGGAAGGTCACGCTGGGCCGGCGTTTGCCCCCGTACATGATTCCCTCTGAGCTGGTGGCGTGTCCCCGCTTTCCCACCACCAGCACGGACAAGGCGGACCGCAGGCAGCTCGAACGCATTTATCTTGAAACGCGCCTCAGCAGGAAACCGGAGCCGCAAACATGA
- a CDS encoding acyl carrier protein, whose product MDINAIEAKVAQLVEGIILTQVDPDTLLIESGLVDSLAAVDVALAVEREFGCKIPPTEIDVHLESVHTLAAFIAERRGA is encoded by the coding sequence ATGGACATCAACGCTATCGAAGCCAAAGTGGCGCAACTGGTCGAAGGCATCATCCTCACGCAGGTGGACCCGGACACGCTGCTGATCGAATCGGGGCTGGTCGATTCGCTGGCCGCGGTCGACGTGGCGCTGGCGGTCGAGCGCGAGTTCGGCTGCAAGATCCCGCCCACCGAGATCGACGTGCACCTGGAATCGGTGCACACGCTGGCCGCATTTATCGCGGAACGCCGCGGCGCCTAG
- a CDS encoding MBOAT family O-acyltransferase, translating to MLFNSYLFLFIFLPVTLAAYYALGRLNVRLAALWLCLTSLVFYGWWNPQFVVLLAGSIAFNYVVSQLILHNAARPRLQGLIVGLGVGADLALLFHYKYFVTLLNFLNDLGMTATTVDDIILPLGISFFTFTQIGYLLDCKAGVVKERSLLSYVLFVTFFPHLIAGPILHHKEMMPQFAQPENYRFKAENLSVGAILFVIGLAKKVLLADGIAPYADAGFAAPGELQFFGSWGASLCYALQLYFDFSGYSDMALGLAKMFGIRFPLNFNSPYKAGNIIEFWARWHMTLTRYITAYLYYPVAVAVNKWRTNRELPVGSAGLKTLGGFAGSIALPTLFTMTLAGVWHGAGFQFVVFGLLHAMYLSVNHAWRIFVVGRKPAAARNTRAATRALCVLITFVAVLVAQAFFRAHGVGDAMLLVQGMIGARGIEPLDMSAHIAGLAIGDAWRVIAGHHMQLIYAVVLLGIAWFAPNSHQILGRWSPALFKPNEAPQPYLRWRPNLAWMVVMLVLLAFCLVNLHKEARFLYFQF from the coding sequence ATGCTATTCAACTCCTACCTGTTCCTTTTCATCTTCCTGCCCGTGACGCTGGCGGCGTACTACGCGCTGGGGCGGCTGAACGTGCGGCTGGCAGCACTGTGGCTGTGCCTGACCTCGCTGGTCTTTTACGGCTGGTGGAATCCGCAGTTCGTCGTGCTGCTGGCCGGCTCCATCGCCTTCAACTACGTGGTCAGTCAGTTGATCCTGCACAACGCCGCGCGCCCCCGGCTGCAGGGCCTGATCGTGGGACTGGGCGTGGGCGCCGACCTGGCGCTGCTGTTTCACTACAAGTATTTCGTGACGCTGCTGAACTTCCTGAATGACTTGGGCATGACGGCAACAACAGTTGACGACATCATCCTGCCGCTGGGCATTTCGTTCTTCACGTTCACGCAGATCGGTTATCTGCTGGACTGCAAGGCAGGAGTCGTGAAAGAGCGCAGCCTGCTGAGCTACGTGCTCTTCGTGACGTTCTTTCCGCACCTGATCGCAGGCCCGATCCTGCATCACAAGGAAATGATGCCGCAGTTCGCGCAGCCGGAGAATTACCGGTTCAAGGCCGAGAACCTGTCGGTGGGTGCGATCCTGTTCGTGATCGGCCTGGCCAAGAAGGTGCTGCTGGCCGATGGCATCGCGCCGTACGCCGACGCGGGGTTCGCGGCGCCGGGAGAGTTGCAGTTCTTCGGATCGTGGGGCGCCAGCCTTTGCTACGCGCTCCAGCTCTACTTCGATTTCTCGGGCTATTCGGACATGGCGCTGGGCCTGGCCAAGATGTTCGGGATCCGTTTCCCGCTGAATTTCAACTCGCCCTACAAGGCGGGCAACATCATCGAATTCTGGGCGCGCTGGCACATGACGCTGACGCGCTACATCACCGCGTATCTGTATTACCCGGTGGCGGTGGCCGTGAACAAGTGGCGCACGAATCGCGAGCTGCCGGTGGGCTCGGCCGGGCTGAAGACGCTGGGCGGCTTTGCCGGCAGCATCGCGCTGCCCACGCTGTTCACGATGACGCTGGCGGGCGTGTGGCACGGCGCGGGCTTCCAGTTCGTGGTGTTCGGGCTGCTGCACGCGATGTACCTGTCGGTGAACCATGCCTGGCGCATCTTCGTCGTGGGCCGCAAGCCCGCCGCCGCGCGCAACACGCGGGCCGCCACGCGCGCGCTGTGCGTGCTGATCACCTTCGTGGCGGTGCTGGTGGCGCAGGCGTTCTTCCGCGCCCACGGCGTGGGCGACGCGATGCTGCTGGTGCAGGGCATGATCGGCGCCCGCGGCATCGAGCCGCTGGATATGTCCGCGCATATTGCGGGTCTGGCCATTGGCGACGCCTGGCGCGTCATCGCCGGCCACCACATGCAGCTCATCTATGCCGTCGTGCTGCTGGGCATCGCGTGGTTCGCGCCCAATTCGCACCAGATCCTGGGCCGCTGGTCGCCCGCCCTGTTCAAGCCCAACGAGGCCCCGCAGCCCTACCTGCGCTGGCGCCCCAACCTGGCGTGGATGGTGGTCATGCTGGTGCTGCTGGCTTTCTGCCTGGTCAACCTGCACAAGGAAGCCCGGTTTCTCTATTTCCAATTCTGA
- a CDS encoding alginate O-acetyltransferase AlgX-related protein, whose product MDTPDKTRAAGGPSIGGSSAGHRLTAWVVAALLAVGLGWGGWRLAQARVGAVAMSPSAWLDGSAGAALNKALALPRQADVDTWNAALRYRLFGDLGEQVAMGCPGWLFYRDGLRPPPGVHVFDERLRLMRHWVRELRAKQVQVLVVAVPDKSRIESAQLCGLPVSQPMRQTLDTWQAALRADGVPFVDLRDALLAAPAPRFFRTDVHMNAQGAQAAAARVAEAALPLLNGKGTQAFKTEPASAPQPRMGDLIVLAGLEQAPAGWRPALEQVSEAKIEPVRAGGLLDEPPPVEVLLAGTSNGRRSQFGERLGMGLGREVWNMSLDGGQFSGALTMALGQRAQWPASLKLVIWEFSENALSLPLTADEQALLARIP is encoded by the coding sequence GTGGATACGCCGGACAAGACGCGCGCCGCCGGAGGGCCGAGCATCGGAGGCTCATCCGCGGGCCATCGGCTGACCGCCTGGGTGGTCGCCGCGCTGCTGGCCGTCGGCCTGGGCTGGGGCGGCTGGCGCCTGGCGCAGGCGCGCGTCGGCGCCGTCGCGATGTCGCCGTCCGCATGGCTGGACGGCTCGGCGGGCGCCGCGCTGAACAAGGCGCTGGCGTTGCCGCGCCAGGCCGACGTCGACACCTGGAACGCCGCGCTGCGCTATCGCTTGTTTGGCGACCTGGGCGAACAGGTCGCGATGGGCTGCCCCGGCTGGCTGTTCTACCGCGACGGTTTGCGGCCGCCGCCCGGCGTGCACGTCTTCGACGAACGCCTGCGGCTGATGCGGCACTGGGTGCGCGAACTGCGCGCCAAGCAGGTTCAGGTGCTGGTGGTCGCGGTGCCCGACAAGTCGCGCATCGAGTCCGCCCAACTCTGCGGCCTGCCCGTGTCGCAACCGATGCGCCAGACGCTGGACACCTGGCAGGCCGCACTGCGCGCGGATGGCGTGCCCTTCGTGGATCTGCGCGACGCGCTGCTGGCCGCCCCCGCGCCCCGATTTTTCCGCACGGACGTGCACATGAATGCACAGGGCGCGCAGGCGGCCGCCGCGCGCGTGGCCGAGGCGGCGTTGCCGCTTCTGAACGGCAAGGGCACGCAGGCGTTCAAGACGGAACCGGCCTCTGCGCCGCAACCGCGCATGGGCGATCTGATCGTGCTGGCGGGCCTGGAGCAAGCGCCGGCCGGATGGCGGCCGGCGCTGGAACAGGTGTCGGAAGCCAAGATCGAACCCGTGCGCGCCGGCGGCCTGCTCGATGAGCCGCCCCCGGTTGAAGTGCTGCTGGCCGGCACCTCCAATGGCCGGCGCAGCCAGTTCGGGGAGCGCCTGGGCATGGGCCTGGGCCGCGAGGTCTGGAACATGAGCCTGGACGGCGGGCAGTTCTCGGGCGCGCTGACGATGGCGCTGGGACAGCGCGCGCAATGGCCCGCCAGCCTGAAGCTCGTGATCTGGGAATTCTCGGAGAACGCCCTGTCGCTGCCGCTGACCGCGGACGAACAAGCCCTGCTGGCGCGCATCCCGTAG
- a CDS encoding alginate O-acetyltransferase AlgX-related protein: MHTATRLPKRALPGLSGVLARALASAALMAACATAAQAQQASSIVIQGKDNWLFPGWGSLTQVDMRGIDASTQLVRETRDVLAAKGVQLEVLVLPDKTFFYQDKLPDGKALSADVKKRYQTIQDKLKQAGIATIDDEAVLQRVKSSGQEVFYRTDQHWTQAAADATADALAQRIKTDVKTLAGKPGTGMPLGSVVNERRYGDLAELFLTPDQRKQAGRETFTVRRQSDSQSLVDDTPAPVHVTGHSMVQPYFGFPQKLSNALDRPVSVNWKPGNVGHWVMLLEYLESPAFKQNKPQVLVWQMFEPTYAQGPEARGLWDNASIMSADTWRSRMKAAIGK, translated from the coding sequence ATGCACACCGCAACCCGTCTTCCGAAGCGCGCCCTGCCGGGTCTTTCCGGCGTGCTGGCCCGCGCGCTGGCATCGGCCGCCCTGATGGCAGCGTGCGCCACCGCGGCGCAGGCGCAGCAAGCCTCCTCCATTGTGATCCAGGGCAAGGACAACTGGCTCTTTCCCGGCTGGGGCAGCCTGACGCAGGTGGACATGCGCGGCATCGACGCGTCCACGCAACTCGTGCGCGAGACGCGCGACGTGCTGGCGGCAAAAGGCGTTCAGCTTGAAGTGCTGGTGCTGCCGGACAAGACGTTCTTCTATCAGGACAAGCTGCCGGACGGCAAGGCGCTTAGCGCCGACGTGAAGAAGCGCTATCAGACTATTCAGGACAAGCTCAAGCAGGCGGGCATCGCGACCATCGACGACGAGGCGGTGCTGCAGCGCGTGAAGAGCAGCGGCCAGGAGGTCTTCTACCGCACCGACCAGCACTGGACGCAGGCCGCCGCGGACGCCACCGCCGACGCGCTGGCGCAGCGCATCAAGACAGACGTGAAAACGCTGGCCGGCAAGCCAGGCACCGGCATGCCGCTGGGCAGCGTTGTCAACGAGCGCCGCTACGGCGACCTGGCCGAGCTGTTCCTCACGCCGGACCAGCGCAAGCAGGCTGGCCGCGAGACCTTCACGGTGCGTCGCCAGTCCGACAGCCAGAGCCTCGTGGACGACACGCCGGCGCCCGTGCATGTCACCGGTCACAGCATGGTGCAGCCCTACTTCGGCTTTCCGCAGAAGCTGTCCAACGCGCTGGACCGTCCGGTTTCCGTCAACTGGAAGCCCGGCAATGTGGGCCATTGGGTGATGCTGCTGGAGTACCTGGAATCGCCGGCCTTCAAGCAGAACAAGCCGCAGGTGCTGGTCTGGCAGATGTTCGAACCCACCTACGCGCAGGGACCCGAGGCCCGTGGCCTGTGGGACAACGCTTCCATCATGAGCGCCGACACCTGGCGCTCGCGCATGAAAGCGGCCATCGGGAAGTAG